A genomic window from Hirundo rustica isolate bHirRus1 chromosome 14, bHirRus1.pri.v3, whole genome shotgun sequence includes:
- the MZB1 gene encoding marginal zone B- and B1-cell-specific protein translates to MRAALAAWLVLSLSLLGGTGAGDMCGDPPPAPSRSVPAPQLSAEERLSPHMPESLRCDACHAIAFQIEEQLRKAEGKAGKKALKESDYLEVLERSCSQDWESYGVLELDGEKRLSGPGLPRQQPLSVLVSGGPWPSRLSKLCHGYVGEQGEAHIYSAHRRGPAALRQLLCHGDKGPCAGRKDRPDPPKALQNEL, encoded by the exons ATGCGGGCGGCGCTGGCAGCGTGGCTGgtgctgagcctgagcctgcTGGGGGGGACAGGGGCCGGGGACATGTGCGGGGACCCCCCCCCAGCTCCGTCCCGCTCGGTGCCCGCGCCCCAGCTCAGCGCCGAGGAGCGGCTCTCGCCCCACATGCCCGAATCCCTGCGCTGCGACGCCTGCCACGCCATCGCCTTCCAG ATTGAGGAGCAGCTGCGCAAGGCAGAAGGGAAGGCGGGCAAGAAGGCTCTGAAGGAGTCGGACTACTTAGAggtgctggagaggagctgctcaCAGGACTGGGAGAG TTAcggggtgctggagctggacGGGGAGAAGCGGCTgtcggggccggggctgccgaggcagcagcccctgagcGTGCTGGTGTCGGGGGGACCGTGGCCGAGCAG GCTCTCCAAGCTGTGCCACGGCTACGTGGGCGAGCAGGGCGAGGCGCACATCTACAGCGCGCaccggcggggcccggccgcgctgcgacagctgctgtgccacggCGACAAGGGACCCTGCGCCGGCCGCAAGGACCGCCCGGACCCCCCCAAGGCGCTGCAGAACGAGCTCTAG
- the SLC23A1 gene encoding LOW QUALITY PROTEIN: solute carrier family 23 member 1 (The sequence of the model RefSeq protein was modified relative to this genomic sequence to represent the inferred CDS: inserted 1 base in 1 codon), protein MAAVPPAAPATATARPVTKVLPTAIKPPXAGTSPPGPRRRRMGTRSGDLAQPQNGNLAPAPTGSPHTPGKELPAAGRDPGAGTRPPRPEVDMLYRIEDVPPWYLCILLGFQHYLTCFSGTIAVPFLLAESLCVGKDQLTVSYLIGTIFTCVGITTLIQTTVGIRLPLFQASALAFLVPAKSILALDKWRCPPEEQIYGNWSLPLNTSHIWQPRMREIQGAIMVSSLVEVVIGLLGLPGALLSYIGPLTVTPTVSLIGLSVFQAAGDRAGSHWGISALTIFLIVLFAQYLRQVAIILPGYRRGHGFVLLRIQIFKMFPIILAILLVWLICYVLTRTGVFPSRPEEYGYKARTDARGEILSVAPWFRVPYPCQWGLPTVTSAAVLGMFSATLAGIIESIGDYYSCARLAGAPPPPVHAINRGIFTEGISCIIAGLLGTGNGSTSSSPNIGVLGITKVGSRRVIQYGAGIMLLLGTIGKFTALFASLPDPVLGGMFCTLFGMITAVGLSNLQFVDMNSSRNLFVLGFAMFFGLTLPNYLDSHPGAINTGVPELDQILTVLLTTEMFVGGTIAFVLDNTIPGTQEERGLVQWKAGAHSDSTSSASLRSYDFPLGMGAVRRSRWLRKVPICPAFTGFRARAGGTAAAEGPDGTDGGSACTKV, encoded by the exons ATGGCCGCcgtcccgcccgccgcccctGCCACCGCCACCGCCCGGCCGGTGACTAAAGTCCTTCCCACGGCCATAAAACCCC GAGCAGGGACATCGCCGCCGGGACCACGTCGCCGGAGGATGGGGACCCGCTCGGGAGACCTGGCTCAGCCCCAG AATGGGAATTTGGCTCCGGCCCCCACGGGCTCCCCGCACAcccctgggaaggagctgcctgCGGCGGGCAGG GATCCCGGGGCGGGCACCAGGCCCCCCCGGCCGGAGGTGGACATGCTCTACAGGATCGAGGACGTGCCCCCCTGGTACCTCTGCATCCTGCTCGGCTTCCAG CACTACCTGACCTGCTTCAGCGGCACCATCGCCGTCCCCTTCCTGCTGGCCGAGAGCCTGTGCGTGGGCAAGGACCAGCTCACCGTCAGCTACCTCATCGGCACCATCTTCACCTGCGTGGGCATCACCACGCTCATCCAGACCACCGTGGGCATCAG gctgcccctCTTCCAGGCGAGCGCGCTGGCTTTCCTCGTCCCCGCCAAGTCCATCCTGGCCCTGGACAAGTGGCGATGCCCACCTGAAG AGCAGATCTACGGCAACTGGTCACTGCCGCTCAACACGTCCCACATCTGGCAGCCCCGCATGCGAGAG ATCCAGGGGGCCATCATGGTGTCCAGCCTGGTGGAAGTGGTCATCgggctgctggggctccccGGGGCACTGCTCAGCTACATCGGGCCGCTGACCGTCACCCCCACGGTGTCCCTCATCGGACTGTCCGTTTTCCAGGCGGCTGGTGACCGGGCTGGCTCCCACTGGGGCATCTCTGCGCT GACCATCTTCCTGATTGTCCTGTTTGCCCAGTACCTGCGGCAGGTCGCCATCATCCTGCCCGGCTACCGGCGGGGCCACGGCTTTGTCCTGCTCCGCATCCAGATCTTCAAGATGTTCCCG ATCATCCTGGCCATCCTGCTGGTGTGGCTGATCTGCTACGTGCTGACCCGCACCGGAGTGTTCCCCAGCCGGCCCGAGGAGTACGGCTACAAGGCCAGGACGGACGCCCGCGGGGAGATCCTGTCCGTGGCACCCTGGTTCCGCGTCCCCTACCCCT GCCAGTGGGGGCTGCCCACGGTGACCTCAGCAGCCGTGCTGGGCATGTTCAGCGCCACGCTGGCGGGCATCATCGAGTCCATCGGGGACTACTACTCCTGTGCCCGGCTGGCAGgagcgccgccgccccccgtGCACGCCATTAACAG GGGCATTTTCACCGAGGGCATCTCCTGCATCATCGCGGGGCTCCTGGGAACCGGCAACGGCTCCACGTCCTCCAGCCCCAACATCGGCGTCCTGGGCATCACCAAG gtggggagcaggagggtgaTCCAGTACGGCGCCGGGATCATGCTCCTGCTGGGCACCATCGGCAAATTCACGGCGCTCTTCGCCTCCCTGCCCGACCCCGTGCTCGGCGGGATGTTCTGCACCTTATTCG GGATGATCACGGCCGTCGGCCTCTCCAACCTGCAGTTCGTGGACATGAACTCCTCCCGAAACCTCTTCGTGCTGGGCTTTGCCATGTTCTTCGGGCTGACGCTGCCAAACTACCTGGATTCCCACCCCGGGGCCATTAACACAG GCGTCCCCGAGCTGGACCAGATCCTGACGGTGCTGCTGACCACGGAGATGTTCGTCGGGGGCACCATTGCCTTCGTCCTGGACAACACCATCCCGG GGACGCAGGAGGAGCGAGGGCTGGTGCAGTGGAAGGCGGGAGCGCACTCGGACAGCACGAGCAGCGCCAGCCTGAGGAGCTACGACTTCCCCTTGGGCATGGGCGCGGTGCGGAGGAGCCGCTGGCTGAGGAAGGTGCCCATCTGCCCGGCGTTCACCGGGTTCAGGGCCCGGGCCGGGGGCACGGCGGCCGCAGAGGGCCCTGACGGCACGGACGGGGGCTCGGCGTGCACCAAGGTCTGA